A genomic window from Martelella lutilitoris includes:
- a CDS encoding lipoate--protein ligase family protein has product MHGEYKVPGGKLVVADVELRDDRLSSVQIAGDFFLEPPEALSDLCAALEGLQATSSAEAMVAALKAKLRPDAALIGFSLESVAIAVRRALGVAKTWRDFEWEIIDTGAETPAMHLAIDDVLARAVAEGRRAPTLRFWEWERPAIIIGAFQSLRNEVDLEATERLGVQTVRRVTGGGAMFVEPGTAITYSLYAPGELVDGMSFADSYAFLDNWVLKALNDLGVDAFYKPLNDIASSKGKIGGAAQKRYGGGTVLHHVTMAYDMDADKMMQVLRIGREKLSDKGTKSAAKRVDPVRSQTGLDRRAVIDRMKATFMELNGGRDGKVTPDEYRAAGALADEKFATPEWLASIP; this is encoded by the coding sequence ATGCATGGCGAATACAAGGTTCCCGGCGGCAAGCTGGTGGTCGCCGACGTCGAATTGCGCGACGACAGGCTTTCCAGCGTCCAGATCGCCGGCGACTTCTTCCTCGAGCCGCCGGAGGCGCTTTCCGACCTCTGCGCCGCCCTTGAGGGCCTGCAGGCGACGAGTTCGGCCGAGGCCATGGTGGCGGCGCTGAAGGCAAAGCTCAGGCCCGATGCCGCCCTGATCGGCTTCAGCCTGGAATCGGTGGCGATCGCCGTGCGCCGGGCGCTGGGCGTTGCCAAGACCTGGCGCGATTTCGAATGGGAGATCATCGATACCGGCGCGGAGACCCCGGCCATGCATCTCGCCATAGACGATGTCCTGGCGCGCGCCGTTGCCGAAGGCCGTCGCGCGCCGACGCTGCGCTTCTGGGAATGGGAGCGCCCCGCCATCATCATCGGCGCGTTCCAGTCCCTGAGGAACGAGGTGGACCTGGAAGCAACCGAAAGGCTCGGCGTTCAGACCGTGCGCCGGGTGACCGGCGGCGGCGCGATGTTCGTCGAGCCGGGCACGGCGATTACCTATTCGCTCTACGCGCCGGGCGAACTGGTCGACGGCATGAGCTTTGCCGACAGCTATGCCTTTCTCGACAACTGGGTGCTGAAGGCGCTCAATGATCTGGGCGTCGATGCCTTCTACAAGCCGCTCAACGACATTGCGAGCTCGAAGGGCAAGATCGGCGGCGCAGCGCAGAAGCGCTATGGCGGCGGCACCGTGCTGCACCACGTGACCATGGCCTATGACATGGATGCCGACAAGATGATGCAGGTGCTCCGGATCGGCCGGGAAAAGCTCTCCGACAAGGGCACCAAGAGCGCGGCCAAGCGGGTCGATCCCGTCCGCAGCCAGACCGGGCTCGACCGCCGGGCGGTGATCGACCGGATGAAGGCGACCTTCATGGAACTGAACGGCGGGCGCGACGGCAAGGTGACGCCGGACGAATACAGGGCTGCCGGGGCGCTGGCGGACGAGAAATTCGCAACGCCGGAATGGCTGGCTTCGATCCCGTAA
- a CDS encoding lysine-2,3-aminomutase-like protein has product MAKSGAKAVVSAAGLVRHGLAHPDDSAALEAVAENFRIRIPAHVLEALDGAAADDPLRAQYVPDARERDHHEDESEDPIGDQVFEREKGITHRYPDRLLLKPTHSCQVYCRFCFRRESVGKPEAALDGAELETALDYIRTHEEIFEVILSGGDPLVLSDRRLGSLMQALGDIAHVGVIRFHTRAPLVSPERVSEGLIAALKRSGKTVNIVIHVNHARELTDAVKAGLARLADNGIPLFSQTVLLKDVNDDAETLAALFRALLTNRVKPYYLHHLDHAKGVSHFAVPITRGQAIMRALRGRVSGLCLPTYVLDIPGGHGKVPVGPVYLEELDAGDYQVEDYQGVRHRYSDWR; this is encoded by the coding sequence ATGGCGAAGAGCGGTGCAAAAGCGGTGGTGAGTGCGGCTGGCCTTGTGCGCCACGGCCTGGCCCATCCGGATGACAGTGCGGCGCTCGAGGCTGTGGCGGAAAACTTCCGCATCCGCATTCCCGCCCATGTGCTGGAGGCGCTTGACGGTGCTGCCGCAGACGATCCGTTGCGCGCCCAGTATGTGCCGGATGCGCGCGAACGCGATCATCATGAGGATGAAAGCGAGGATCCGATCGGCGATCAGGTGTTCGAGCGCGAAAAGGGCATTACCCATCGCTATCCGGATCGCCTGCTGCTGAAGCCGACCCATAGCTGTCAGGTCTATTGCCGCTTCTGCTTTCGCCGCGAAAGCGTCGGCAAGCCGGAGGCCGCGCTTGATGGCGCGGAGCTGGAGACCGCGCTTGATTATATCCGTACGCATGAGGAAATCTTCGAGGTCATTCTTTCAGGCGGCGATCCCCTGGTGCTCTCCGACCGGCGGCTCGGATCACTGATGCAAGCACTGGGTGATATCGCCCATGTGGGCGTGATCCGTTTTCACACCCGCGCCCCGCTGGTCTCCCCCGAACGCGTGAGCGAAGGGCTGATCGCGGCGCTGAAACGGTCGGGAAAGACGGTCAACATCGTCATCCACGTCAACCATGCGCGCGAGCTGACGGATGCCGTGAAGGCGGGGCTGGCCCGGCTCGCCGACAACGGCATTCCGCTGTTCTCGCAAACCGTGCTGCTCAAGGACGTCAACGATGATGCCGAGACGCTTGCCGCACTGTTTCGAGCGCTTCTGACGAACCGAGTCAAGCCCTATTACCTCCACCATCTCGACCATGCGAAGGGCGTCAGCCATTTCGCCGTGCCGATCACGCGCGGACAGGCCATCATGCGCGCCTTGCGTGGGCGTGTCTCAGGCCTTTGCCTGCCGACCTATGTTCTCGATATCCCGGGCGGCCACGGCAAGGTGCCGGTCGGGCCGGTCTATCTGGAAGAGCTGGATGCGGGCGATTATCAGGTCGAGGATTACCAGGGCGTGCGCCACCGCTATTCCGACTGGCGCTGA
- a CDS encoding N-acetylglucosamine kinase: MGGFFLGCDIGGTGARFVVVDAEGSPVRRGTAAGASALLAAPGDRARLEASFTRIGVSLPHPLNAAMIGLSGYGPEAFDDIAGLFTRTTGIVADSLTLVDDIELAYRVLFAPGEGHLVSAGTGVIGSHFRADGSRLRIGGRGLMIDDAGSGGWIALAAIRALYRRLDEVGAYGDMAVLAAQVFEMIGSAAWADVKRLVYGGDRGRIGALSLAVAKAADAGDPYAQDLLREAGREIARLGNILIARAGNLPVAFVGGVLRLSPVTGETIATNLDGRALFPEADVAEGAAELARRAFQRQSE; the protein is encoded by the coding sequence ATGGGCGGTTTCTTCCTCGGATGCGATATCGGCGGCACGGGCGCCCGCTTCGTCGTGGTCGATGCTGAGGGAAGCCCCGTCAGGCGCGGCACCGCTGCGGGCGCGAGCGCGCTCCTTGCCGCGCCGGGCGACCGGGCCCGCCTCGAGGCAAGTTTCACCCGCATCGGCGTAAGCCTGCCGCATCCTCTCAATGCCGCAATGATCGGGCTTTCCGGCTACGGACCGGAGGCCTTTGACGACATCGCCGGGCTCTTCACGCGAACAACCGGCATCGTGGCCGACAGCCTTACCTTGGTCGATGATATCGAACTCGCCTACCGCGTTCTCTTTGCGCCCGGCGAAGGCCATCTGGTTTCGGCCGGCACCGGTGTGATCGGCAGCCATTTCAGGGCTGACGGATCGCGGCTTCGCATCGGCGGGCGCGGGCTGATGATCGATGATGCGGGCTCGGGCGGCTGGATTGCACTGGCTGCCATCCGCGCGCTCTACCGAAGGCTGGACGAAGTCGGCGCCTATGGCGATATGGCGGTACTTGCCGCACAGGTCTTCGAGATGATCGGTAGCGCTGCCTGGGCGGACGTCAAGCGCCTTGTCTATGGCGGCGACAGGGGACGGATCGGCGCGCTTTCGCTGGCCGTCGCCAAGGCCGCTGATGCCGGCGACCCGTATGCGCAAGACCTTCTGCGAGAGGCAGGCCGCGAGATCGCACGGCTTGGCAATATCCTGATTGCCCGCGCCGGAAACCTACCCGTCGCCTTTGTCGGCGGCGTTCTGCGTCTCTCGCCGGTGACCGGAGAGACGATTGCGACAAATCTCGACGGCCGCGCACTGTTTCCCGAAGCCGATGTCGCAGAAGGCGCGGCGGAACTGGCGCGCCGGGCTTTTCAGCGCCAGTCGGAATAG